The following proteins come from a genomic window of Chryseobacterium glaciei:
- a CDS encoding T9SS type A sorting domain-containing protein: MKTKLLPITGLVISSMFINQIKAQEYQPISIQSGFNADVIANGVGPSASSTNNDVDGVSYAFISRDFQLTSSSTPLTYGLPINRIINSAVGSTSGLSYQLAPYSSNNSLRLQNVNDAGTLTLSTPTPVLSLYMLATGGSGDCTVNVTVNFSDTTTQTFSGIAISDWYYGSNFAIQGIGRININNDNLEAGGGTDPRLYQIPLAIDAGNQSKNVQSIMVTKASGGVPNIFAFSADLYTACSSPSNITYTSTMTNATLSWTPSASAPSAGYQYYVSTSPTAPTATTTPTGSVAAGNTSVTLNNLITGQTYYFWVRSNCGSSQGFWKMKEFTTGQVSTTYTAGNINTMYSSGTPSVTATTNCPGLLTVVVPAGYKIKSTSVSYTMTTQGNGWMSEQNSLLVCTTNNTSEPSITTGSGGNTGTFSYERSGLTLANNLTGNVNFELRAWRTYGGSDCNADYNQVDANTWKVNVTLEPLVLATNEVKAEKQLTVYPNPFTDVLNIEKSDNVKRAVVTDLSGIIVTTFDNPSSGLHLESLKTGVYILTLTMKDGTLKRTKIIKK; the protein is encoded by the coding sequence CAAACGGAGTTGGCCCTTCTGCTTCATCCACCAACAACGATGTAGATGGAGTAAGTTATGCCTTTATATCCAGAGATTTCCAACTGACATCCTCAAGTACACCGCTTACTTACGGGCTACCAATTAACAGAATTATTAATTCGGCAGTTGGTTCTACTTCAGGGTTGAGTTATCAGCTTGCACCTTATAGCTCCAACAATTCTTTAAGGCTACAAAACGTAAACGATGCTGGAACATTGACACTTTCAACGCCTACTCCCGTTCTAAGTCTATACATGCTGGCTACCGGCGGAAGTGGAGATTGTACAGTGAATGTTACTGTTAATTTTTCAGATACTACCACTCAAACTTTTAGCGGAATTGCGATCTCAGATTGGTATTACGGATCAAACTTTGCCATTCAGGGGATTGGAAGAATTAATATAAATAATGACAATTTGGAAGCCGGAGGCGGAACAGATCCTAGATTATATCAAATTCCGTTAGCTATAGACGCAGGAAATCAATCTAAAAATGTACAAAGTATTATGGTAACCAAAGCATCAGGCGGAGTTCCTAATATTTTTGCTTTTTCAGCGGATCTTTATACTGCATGTTCGTCTCCTTCAAATATTACTTACACTTCTACAATGACGAATGCCACTTTAAGCTGGACACCTTCTGCCAGTGCACCTTCGGCAGGATATCAATATTATGTAAGCACCTCTCCTACTGCTCCAACAGCAACAACGACACCAACAGGAAGTGTAGCAGCAGGAAATACTTCTGTAACCTTAAACAATTTAATAACAGGTCAAACTTATTATTTCTGGGTAAGATCAAACTGTGGATCATCACAAGGTTTCTGGAAAATGAAAGAATTCACAACCGGGCAGGTATCTACAACATATACAGCAGGAAATATCAACACAATGTACAGCAGCGGTACACCAAGCGTAACAGCGACAACAAACTGTCCTGGTTTACTTACAGTTGTAGTTCCGGCGGGTTACAAAATAAAATCTACCAGCGTATCTTACACCATGACCACGCAAGGAAACGGATGGATGTCTGAACAAAACAGTTTGCTGGTTTGTACTACCAACAATACTTCAGAGCCATCTATAACAACGGGTTCAGGTGGAAATACAGGAACTTTCTCATATGAAAGATCTGGTTTAACTTTAGCGAATAATCTTACAGGAAATGTAAATTTCGAGCTGAGAGCGTGGAGAACATACGGAGGATCTGATTGTAATGCAGATTATAACCAAGTTGACGCTAACACATGGAAAGTAAACGTAACCTTAGAGCCATTGGTTTTAGCAACAAATGAAGTGAAAGCTGAAAAGCAATTAACTGTTTATCCTAATCCTTTCACAGATGTTTTAAATATTGAGAAATCAGACAACGTAAAACGTGCTGTGGTAACGGATCTTTCTGGAATTATAGTAACAACTTTTGATAATCCATCTTCTGGATTGCATTTGGAAAGTTTAAAAACAGGAGTTTATATTTTGACATTAACAATGAAAGATGGTACTCTAAAAAGGACAAAAATCATTAAAAAGTAA
- a CDS encoding DUF58 domain-containing protein produces MLKNLYINTRFFVALIGVGILYVLAFFFPVLMVVAHVVLLICFLAAMVDYLLLFNQKEGVLAQRILPEKLSNGDENPVKIDVKNNYGFKIETKIIDEIPFQFQKRDFLIRKQIESGRNTYFQYTLEPKERGEYNFGSLNIYASSPIGFISKRFRFQKDANLASYPSFVHLRKYELMALQSEFLMGGIKKIRKLGHTMEFEQIKEYVPGDDIRTINWKATSKTNRLMVNQFQDEKSQRIFMLIDTGRTMKMPFNGLSLLDYSINATMALSHIILKKGDRAGMMTFSKKTENKIAAENKSGQLKKISEALYNINTNFFESDFNRLYQDVKYSINQRSLILLFTNFETLDGLNRQLKYLRGIAKNHLLVVVFFKNAELHTLINKNPESMQEIYDEIIAEKFEFEKKLIIQELRKYGIYTVYTLPENLNIDVINKYLEIKARGIL; encoded by the coding sequence ATGCTTAAAAACCTTTACATAAATACTCGCTTTTTCGTCGCGCTCATTGGAGTGGGGATTCTTTATGTCTTGGCATTTTTCTTTCCTGTTTTAATGGTGGTGGCTCATGTTGTTTTATTGATTTGTTTTCTTGCGGCAATGGTTGATTATCTCTTGCTTTTTAACCAAAAAGAAGGAGTTTTAGCCCAAAGAATTTTACCTGAAAAATTATCCAATGGCGATGAAAATCCTGTAAAAATTGATGTCAAAAATAATTACGGTTTTAAGATCGAGACTAAAATTATTGATGAAATACCATTCCAGTTTCAGAAGAGGGATTTCTTGATCAGAAAACAGATCGAGTCGGGAAGAAATACTTATTTTCAATATACTTTAGAGCCAAAGGAAAGAGGCGAATATAATTTTGGAAGTTTAAATATTTATGCATCATCTCCGATAGGATTTATTTCAAAAAGATTTAGATTTCAGAAAGATGCTAATTTAGCTTCGTATCCGTCATTTGTACATCTCAGGAAGTATGAATTGATGGCACTTCAAAGCGAATTCTTGATGGGTGGAATTAAAAAGATCAGAAAGCTCGGTCACACGATGGAGTTTGAACAGATCAAAGAATATGTTCCCGGCGATGATATCAGAACGATCAACTGGAAAGCGACTTCTAAAACGAATCGTTTGATGGTTAATCAATTTCAGGATGAAAAATCGCAACGTATTTTTATGTTGATTGATACCGGAAGAACGATGAAAATGCCTTTCAACGGATTGAGTCTTTTGGATTATTCAATCAATGCAACGATGGCTTTGTCTCATATTATTTTGAAGAAAGGAGATCGTGCGGGAATGATGACATTCTCAAAGAAAACCGAAAATAAAATTGCGGCAGAAAATAAATCGGGTCAGCTTAAAAAGATTTCGGAAGCACTTTATAATATCAATACCAACTTTTTTGAAAGTGATTTTAACAGATTATATCAGGACGTAAAATATTCCATCAACCAGAGAAGCTTAATTTTATTATTTACAAATTTTGAAACATTGGACGGCCTAAACCGCCAGTTAAAATACCTCCGAGGAATTGCTAAAAACCATTTGTTGGTTGTTGTATTTTTCAAAAATGCAGAACTTCATACATTGATCAATAAAAATCCTGAAAGTATGCAGGAAATTTATGATGAAATTATCGCTGAAAAATTTGAGTTTGAAAAGAAATTAATCATTCAGGAGCTTCGTAAATACGGAATTTATACAGTTTATACACTTCCTGAAAATTTAAATATCGATGTTATCAATAAATATTTAGAGATAAAAGCGAGAGGAATTTTATAA
- a CDS encoding DUF4129 domain-containing protein, protein MNKILFFLLIFFSFESSFAQDQTDPPPVAEAYIDSLNTGHYKNMYRADSVLLKNPVSENTVYPKKFKENIQSRYKGNEFDYTTIKPKESFWQKLLRKIDKILQSIFGDTVFTKSGNIAGILIRIFAIILVGFLLYFIIKYLIGKDGNFIFGKKNKKVIIKDEELHENIHEINFPESIAKFEREGDYRSAIRYQFLFVLKKLSDKKSINWNPEKTNKDYVAELKAPHLKNDFSNLSYIFEYVWYGEFSIDEQNYQKFKAQYQAFKP, encoded by the coding sequence ATGAATAAAATTCTTTTTTTCTTACTGATATTTTTCTCCTTTGAATCTTCATTTGCTCAGGATCAGACAGATCCGCCGCCTGTTGCGGAAGCATATATAGATTCATTGAACACGGGACATTACAAAAATATGTACCGTGCAGATTCTGTTTTGCTTAAAAATCCGGTTTCTGAAAACACAGTTTATCCCAAAAAGTTCAAGGAAAATATTCAGTCGAGATATAAAGGAAATGAGTTTGATTACACAACTATTAAACCTAAAGAATCTTTTTGGCAAAAGCTTTTAAGGAAGATTGATAAAATATTGCAAAGTATTTTTGGCGATACCGTTTTCACGAAATCCGGTAATATTGCAGGGATTTTAATTCGAATATTTGCCATTATTCTGGTCGGCTTTCTTTTGTATTTTATCATTAAATATTTAATTGGAAAAGACGGAAATTTCATCTTCGGAAAAAAGAATAAGAAAGTAATTATTAAAGATGAAGAGCTTCACGAAAATATTCATGAGATCAATTTTCCGGAAAGTATTGCAAAATTTGAAAGGGAGGGAGATTATCGTTCAGCGATTCGTTATCAGTTTTTATTTGTCTTGAAAAAATTAAGTGATAAAAAATCCATCAATTGGAACCCCGAAAAGACAAATAAAGATTATGTGGCAGAATTGAAAGCTCCGCATCTGAAAAATGATTTTTCTAATTTATCCTACATTTTCGAATACGTTTGGTATGGAGAATTCAGTATTGATGAACAGAATTATCAGAAATTCAAAGCCCAATATCAAGCCTTTAAACCTTAA
- a CDS encoding OsmC family protein encodes MKITLNRINDDFLFECTNSQGNSILLDNTTQPGAKGVSPMESVLMAVAGCSGIDVVSILKKQRQEITDFKAEVEGERVQIDDAKPFKAIMVKFLLEGNIDPKKAQKAAELSFEKYCSVSKTLEPNVEIGYEVYVNGEKV; translated from the coding sequence ATGAAAATAACACTCAACAGAATAAACGACGATTTTTTATTTGAATGTACCAATTCTCAAGGGAATTCCATTCTTTTGGATAATACAACACAGCCCGGAGCAAAAGGAGTTTCGCCAATGGAAAGTGTTTTAATGGCGGTTGCAGGATGCAGCGGAATAGATGTAGTTTCTATTTTGAAAAAACAAAGACAGGAAATTACAGATTTCAAAGCAGAAGTAGAAGGAGAAAGAGTTCAGATTGATGATGCAAAACCTTTTAAAGCTATTATGGTTAAATTTTTACTGGAAGGAAATATCGATCCTAAAAAAGCACAAAAGGCAGCGGAATTATCTTTTGAAAAATATTGTTCAGTTTCTAAAACCTTAGAACCGAATGTAGAAATTGGGTATGAAGTTTATGTAAACGGAGAGAAAGTTTAA
- a CDS encoding DUF4013 domain-containing protein, with protein MMQFYKKRDFGTFISDSFNFFKLYGKNYFKSYILLNGLLMILMVTVFVLGYRELFSQILGSNLSGESYYFQQYFEDNLGMLIVVGILTFLLFLLLMIINYLFPVFYLKRLGQGQEKIKTDDILSDFKNNAGKIVKLCLGMMFIVTPLSFIIIGFSYVLVLIVIGIFLILLVFPTLFNVVTFLMYDYFNSNRGFFESLSYSIRSQFSYPNGREKSPYWKYWGSTIIVSIILYVVTSIFTFVPMMFFYGSLLTSAPDGNFEQNPFAGTAGIFFFILYGISMLVSFFLSNMLYVNSGLMYYDSRTDLHQKVELAEIDTIGNNE; from the coding sequence ATGATGCAGTTTTATAAAAAAAGAGATTTCGGAACTTTTATAAGTGACAGTTTTAATTTTTTCAAATTATATGGTAAAAATTATTTTAAAAGCTATATTTTACTGAATGGTTTGCTGATGATCCTAATGGTAACTGTATTTGTTTTAGGATACAGAGAATTGTTCTCGCAAATTTTAGGTTCTAATCTAAGTGGCGAAAGCTATTATTTTCAACAATATTTTGAGGATAATCTGGGAATGCTTATCGTTGTCGGGATTCTTACCTTTCTTCTTTTCTTGCTTCTAATGATAATTAATTATTTGTTTCCTGTTTTTTACTTAAAAAGGCTGGGACAAGGACAGGAAAAGATCAAAACAGATGATATTTTGAGTGATTTTAAAAATAATGCAGGCAAAATCGTTAAGCTTTGTTTAGGCATGATGTTTATCGTTACACCGCTGTCATTCATCATAATAGGGTTTTCTTATGTGTTGGTTTTGATTGTGATAGGAATCTTTTTGATATTGCTGGTTTTTCCTACGTTATTCAATGTTGTTACATTTTTGATGTATGATTATTTCAATTCTAACCGAGGCTTTTTCGAAAGTTTAAGCTATTCCATCCGATCTCAGTTTTCTTATCCAAACGGACGAGAAAAATCGCCTTATTGGAAATATTGGGGCTCAACGATCATCGTTTCAATCATTTTATATGTTGTAACATCAATTTTTACGTTTGTTCCGATGATGTTTTTCTACGGATCACTCTTAACGTCCGCTCCGGATGGTAATTTTGAACAGAATCCGTTTGCAGGAACAGCCGGAATATTTTTCTTCATATTGTACGGAATCTCGATGCTTGTATCGTTTTTCCTTTCAAATATGCTGTACGTAAATTCAGGATTAATGTATTACGACAGCAGAACAGACCTTCATCAAAAAGTAGAATTAGCAGAAATAGACACCATCGGTAATAATGAATAA
- a CDS encoding AAA family ATPase — protein MENLENQNIENQNSINLDKKENDFQSRIDMIELRASLEKVKSEIAKVIVGQESMVEHLLAALLSNGHVLIEGVPGVAKTITAKLLAKTIDVGFSRIQFTPDLMPSDILGTSIFNVKNSEFEFKKGPIFSNFILIDEINRSPAKTQAAMFEVMEERQITMDGIRYIMEEPFLVVATQNPIEHEGTYRLPEAQLDRFLFKINVGYPNLEQEITIIKNQHESKREDKTEAVNRVVSAEQLKSYQQLVKEVIVETHLIEYIAKIIINTRENQFLYLGASPRASLALLTASKSFAALRGRDFVTPEDIKEASYAVLRHRVIVSPEREMEGLTADEIIRQILEGIEIPR, from the coding sequence ATGGAAAACCTTGAAAACCAAAACATAGAAAATCAAAATTCTATAAATCTCGATAAAAAAGAAAACGATTTTCAGTCTCGAATTGATATGATTGAACTTCGTGCAAGCTTAGAAAAAGTAAAATCTGAAATTGCAAAAGTAATTGTTGGCCAAGAAAGTATGGTCGAACATCTTTTGGCAGCACTTTTATCCAACGGTCACGTTTTGATTGAAGGAGTTCCGGGAGTTGCAAAAACGATTACGGCAAAATTATTGGCGAAAACAATTGATGTTGGCTTCAGCAGAATTCAGTTTACGCCGGATTTGATGCCCTCCGATATTTTGGGAACATCAATTTTCAATGTCAAAAACTCCGAGTTTGAATTTAAAAAAGGGCCTATTTTCTCTAACTTTATTCTGATCGATGAGATCAACAGATCACCTGCAAAAACTCAGGCTGCAATGTTTGAAGTAATGGAAGAAAGACAAATTACGATGGACGGAATCCGTTACATAATGGAAGAACCGTTTTTAGTAGTTGCCACACAAAACCCAATTGAACATGAAGGAACGTACAGGCTTCCGGAAGCGCAATTAGATCGTTTTCTATTTAAAATTAATGTTGGTTACCCTAATCTTGAACAGGAAATTACCATTATTAAAAATCAGCACGAAAGCAAAAGAGAAGACAAAACAGAAGCTGTAAACCGAGTGGTTAGTGCAGAACAGTTGAAAAGTTATCAACAATTGGTTAAAGAAGTTATCGTTGAAACTCATTTGATAGAATACATTGCGAAGATCATTATTAATACCAGAGAAAATCAGTTCTTGTATTTGGGAGCTTCACCAAGAGCGAGTTTGGCTTTATTAACGGCTTCAAAATCTTTCGCAGCTTTGAGAGGAAGAGATTTTGTAACACCGGAAGACATCAAAGAAGCAAGTTACGCTGTTTTAAGGCACAGAGTAATCGTTTCTCCCGAAAGAGAAATGGAAGGTTTAACCGCAGATGAAATCATCCGACAAATATTAGAAGGAATAGAGATTCCTAGATAA